In bacterium, one DNA window encodes the following:
- a CDS encoding glutamate decarboxylase, with amino-acid sequence MLSKKVDLDQVRDSRKGHASTYSLRYFKEEVPKFELPEKTMPANAAYQIIHDELKLNARPGLNLASFVTTWMEPEAERLISENLNVNFIDHDEYPQTEVIHHRLVNMLARLFNSPPDCASVGTATVGSSEAIMLALLSHKWTWRLKRQREGGPADRPNIVFGADAHICWEKFARYFDVEMRVVPLTKDRFFITAEQVEPLIDENTTCVGGILGTTCTGEADDFQGLDRLLVRIKRERGWDIPIHIDGASGGFTVPFTRPDLRWDFRLEQVKSINVSGHKFGLVYPGLGWVIWRDESDFPEELIFKVNYLGGWMPTYTLNFSRGSFPIIAQYYNFLRLGREGYAEIMGNCLENARYLAGRLEKSGKFEMINRGSLLPIVALRLREGTKGYTVFDLSEKLRERGWVVSAYTLPPDAQDLAVMRVVCREHFSRDMADILCRDTLSAIARLEERGASGPRPGEPSRHRPC; translated from the coding sequence ACTTCAAGGAGGAAGTGCCCAAGTTCGAACTGCCGGAAAAAACCATGCCCGCCAACGCCGCCTACCAGATCATCCACGACGAGCTCAAGCTCAACGCCCGGCCCGGCCTGAACCTGGCCAGCTTCGTCACCACCTGGATGGAACCGGAGGCCGAGCGTCTGATCTCGGAAAACCTCAACGTCAACTTCATCGACCACGACGAATACCCCCAGACCGAGGTCATCCACCACCGGCTGGTCAACATGCTCGCCCGGCTTTTCAACTCGCCGCCGGATTGCGCCTCGGTGGGAACGGCGACGGTCGGATCCTCGGAAGCGATCATGCTCGCCCTCCTCTCCCACAAGTGGACCTGGCGGCTGAAGAGGCAACGGGAAGGCGGACCGGCGGACCGCCCGAACATCGTCTTCGGCGCGGACGCCCATATCTGCTGGGAAAAATTCGCCCGCTACTTCGACGTGGAGATGCGGGTAGTCCCCCTGACCAAGGACCGCTTCTTCATCACCGCGGAACAGGTCGAGCCCCTGATCGACGAAAACACCACCTGCGTGGGGGGGATCCTGGGGACCACCTGCACCGGGGAAGCGGACGACTTCCAGGGGCTCGACCGGCTCCTGGTCAGGATCAAACGGGAGCGGGGATGGGACATACCCATCCACATCGACGGGGCCAGCGGCGGCTTCACGGTACCCTTCACGCGCCCCGATCTGCGCTGGGATTTCCGTCTGGAGCAGGTCAAGTCGATCAACGTCTCGGGGCACAAGTTCGGGCTGGTCTATCCGGGGCTGGGCTGGGTGATCTGGAGGGACGAATCCGATTTTCCCGAAGAACTGATCTTCAAAGTCAACTATCTCGGAGGCTGGATGCCTACCTACACGCTCAATTTTTCCCGGGGAAGTTTCCCGATCATCGCCCAATACTACAACTTCCTGCGCCTGGGACGGGAGGGGTACGCCGAAATCATGGGCAACTGCCTGGAAAACGCCCGCTACCTGGCCGGCCGCCTGGAAAAGTCGGGAAAATTCGAGATGATCAACCGCGGCTCCCTGCTGCCGATCGTCGCCCTGCGGCTGCGGGAGGGCACGAAAGGCTACACGGTCTTCGATCTTTCGGAGAAACTGCGCGAGCGCGGCTGGGTGGTCTCGGCCTACACCCTTCCCCCCGACGCCCAGGATCTGGCGGTCATGCGGGTGGTCTGCCGCGAACACTTCAGCCGCGACATGGCCGACATTCTCTGCCGGGACACCCTGAGCGCGATCGCCCGGCTGGAGGAGCGCGGCGCGTCCGGGCCCCGGCCCGGGGAACCTTCCCGGCACCGCCCCTGTTGA